The DNA region AAACATAATACAAAGACATAAAACACACTTTGAAGGTATGTTACCCATTAGAAGTAGAAGAATACATAGTGAGGCTCTTTCAAAATCAACATAGTGCACGTAGTAGACTTGCTACACTTTAATAAAGATATTTGATATGTATACAAAGTAAATAAATAAGCAAATGATAACTTTTATGTTGCTTCTGAAAATGTATTTGCTTTAATGGTTGAGTATACCGTGGGAattgtcgtaccccaaaatttgccctccccttttcatcttttcattcaacctatgacttgagattcatctgcAGTCATGTGCATCATGCATTCATACTCACAAACATCATAAATTCAAAACTTGTGAATAACATAAAGTGGTCTACCTTGACCTTGTGGGATTGCATCTTGATCTTTCATTCACGCCTAACTCTTAGTTTGCCTGGCTCTTGTCCTTGATGGACCTTTTGATCCAcaaaaccctaattgtgggtgCTCATTATAGGGCATTCATTTTTTGGCCTTGCTTCGGGCCCAAAATCCTAATCAGGGAAGGGTATGATCCTATTGTGCATTGTGGTTTGATTTGTCACCATGTGCTTGgtagaaaccctaattcattgTGGAAAGATGTTTGACTATCATATCATGCATCACCCATTATCCACATGCCTACATGGTTGGTATTTCATATAATTCAAATGTTGCTTAGCCCATGGACTTAGGTCTCTTATGTATGGGTCTATATGTCTTGTTTCGTTGTATTCAGGGGGTACAAATGGTCGAGGGTAACTGATTCATTCATATATTGATTCTATTGATTCATGCATTATGGCTTAAGCATTAGACTTGTTTCATGTGGATCGTGCCTTGATTGTATTATATATGAAAACCTTATTTCTTGTCTCACAGTTGACTTTGTtcaactgttgactttttagTCAACCATCCATGTCATAGACCTATATGGAATTTATCATTTACATTTGAGTCAAACTACACGTTGGAATTTCTTAACCTTTGGTCTTTCAATTTAATTGTGCATCCCAAATTTTAATTTAAACACTTAAGTTGAACGTTTAAAGGTCCAAATCGTTGTTAATGTTTAAGTCGGTTTCAACTTGTTAATCATAACGATCTTCAAATCATTTTAGATTAACAATTTTCAAGCGTTCATCCACAAGTGTCTTTTATGCATATTTCCAAATCGAACTTTACTAGCATCTCAAACTCAACTAAAAATGTACAAACTAACGTTCAAAACCATGTCAAAAAGCTCCCAAAACCACACACAAAAAACCATTCACGTTTATCATCCCTCTTAAAATGAACTTTTACTACAATAAAGAACCATTTCAACTTTACTAAATTAAAGTGTAAATCCATTCACTTTCATTAATCCAAATATCACATGTTCATTCTTTCCTTTTTTCCAATTtcaatttaaattttgttaaattataaacaacattttcatttttcCAATTCAAATTGTATTTTAATTTGCAATTTAGAATTATATCTAAATTTGAACTCCAATTGTGCTTCCATTTCCTAACTTTTGAAGGAAAAGTCAAATCCATAATGTCAAACCACATTTCAATTATAATTACAAAACCAACTTTCAAATGTCAAACCAATTCATATTTTACAAATGCAGTCCAAATACAAAAAAATCACTAATTTCATTCTATACATCAAATTCCATACATGATAAAGGTTCAATATCTAACCACCAAAAATCACTAATTTCATTCTATACATCAAATTCCATACATGATAAAGGTTCAATATCCAACCACCAAGCCAAGTTCATTTTAACTTTAATCTACAAAACCAATTTTTATTACAAACTGAGTTTTTTTTTTACAGTTGTAAGGTCCTATGCTATGTTGACAACCCCACATCTTAACTTAAATGGTAGGGACATCAATGGTGATCAAAACTATATACCACAACAGACCCTGGAACTGCTGTTACTCCTGTATGGGCAAAttgtcagacaacatacaatcataagtttcaatgatgacaaatgaccatcatggatgaatcggcattgtcgattccaagtccacaaacaaatgcaacatatcacctatcatatccttcTCTATACTCATCtaaaactgctatatttcataaaacatatgtggataaaatgtgattatgacaaaatgcatgaaaaccacaaaaatatgaatttttgcaaatttgcaggctttgagtcgaccgtaagggtcagcgcatgagccacgggtcagcgcataacatagACCAGTTGGTGACTGGTCAACGCATGGtgccttgagtcgaccacaggtcggcgcatggcatagtgcagttggccacgggtcagcgcagggaagacttgagtcgaccatagggtcggcgcatttcccacgggtcagcgcacgccgacctatggtcgaccgctcgtgcgtaaactcagttttctgaatattttccactgtttgaaaaactgttatttttggttggtaagttggttactatatatagaagtttaattacttggttcaactaacatttgtaaaattgatttcaagtgttcaaggaaacaagaaaaagtgaaacaggtgtccaagattcatcatcttcatcttcaacatctcacaacacatcaactacacacaaccatttttgaagtgctttgtgattggttaaagctgataaggttcgaagccgtgattggtgaatccggttcgggttgaagcttgtgacaggttttttcttgaataaaacctttagggttttgtcctccaagactggtttgtgtttggggggtttttggacgaattaCTTCATCAAgtttcagctgagcgaaggtgattgagaagaggaagtcttcatcagtctagtagcggattcagtgaaattgaagggaagaattcgggttcgatttgttgtggttgagatcagtcgggcaaagggtttgaagaacggaGGGTTTTTCAACAAAGGGATTctctaattttctgcataattgattttcagcttaaaaattaagtgattttagtataagcatttttatcaaacattgatattaattgagtaagaggttaaaactctgtttttgaatccaaagtacaataggatattgtactaattaattggaatcacttactcaacacaaatatcacttggagtgtttttgcacaccaagtgtttgataatttgcctaaaccaaaaattatcttaagtgtgtatctagttgatttggtatttgaatcattggaacaaggaatcctagtaagtgaaacaaatcattgattgtgtaactagtgtagtgattcgtattttacattatcactaatccataggcttgacgcatatccggttttccaataacagttcggtttagactatatttttcctcggccgcttccgcacttaaaacaaattttcaaaaccaattttaaattggtagcgccgactcaaattttaattgggatctattcaacccccttctagatccgtgccatagtctaacaacTCCTGCATCTTCATCAAAGTTGTCACATTCCCAACTCCGAATCACCGTAGTTTCACGGTTGTTGCTGCGACCTTTACATGGTCATCACCGCAACTTTGATATTCTTTTCCAAACGCAATTATAATCGGTAGTTGTGTGTGAGAGGCTTTAACATCATTAGGACCTTAGTTGAGTAGGCTCACGCGGAAGATATTCTAAAAAGTTTTCCAATGAACACCGAATATGCCAATATGCATTAATCCACGGAAGCAATTACAATCTGAAAACATTCACAAAATTTAAATAGAGACAAAATTCACATTAGAAGCAAATcaatttcaaaatcaatttttcaaataACTATAACCTAAGTTAATAGGGCATCTGAAACCAACTCAGAAAGACAGAAAATTCATGACAAAACTTacaccaaaccacaaatctaaGCATTGAAGTCATAAGCATTTCCAAACCAACAACATAACCATGGCAGCACTTTCACTTAATTTCAAAGTTGATGATAACTTCAGGTAGAAAATAGACTAAATGATAAGATCGAAGGGTACCTCAAAACTCAGTAAATACAGAAACTGATCCAAAATCATTTGAAGTCCACAACCTCGCTCTAACTTTGACCTGCAAGCAAACCGGATACAGTTAAAAGTTAAACAACACAATTCCAGTCCATACTTTCATTCCAATAAGCATAGCATGACAATCAGTGTCAACAACCGAATTCCACTGTAACAAATCAAATGTACCACGGCTAATCGAATTCACTCAACTAACATTTATAACAGAGCCATAACTGAATTAAAGTGACAGATTACCATAACTGAATTGCTCATAAAAAGAGTAACATAATTTCACATTTCAAGGTAATTTAAGTTAAATTTCATTAACATTTAACCTGAGTTTCTAACAGAAATCCAAAGAACAAAACTCTATAAATACCAAACTCTCATCACTCATTcagaaaaaaaaagagaaaacaGAGCCAAAAACTCCAAACTTCAACCACATACGCATAATTGAAATTCACAGAAACAGAAGCAAACGGAAAATTGGAGAAGAAGAAGCAGTAAGGAGTAAAAGATGGCGTAACACGCGTACGCATCACACACTTTGATTCGCAACTCTCACCACGCGCAACAATAAGAAAAGGCAAATGCAAAGAATCGTCGGTCAACACACAGAAGAGTCGCAAATCATGATGATACGTTACGCAATCAACAAAGCATAACAAAAGTGGTTCAAAGCACTGAGAAGAAGAAAAAGACGGAACTGAAACGTAGAAGTGAAGGATTCAGTACCTTTTTGCGTTGACACTTTAATTCACCGATCGTGTTCTTCATCTCTTTCGTGCGTGAACGCCAAAGAGGAGAAAATGTGAACCGATCTCGAGTCCGTAGACCACGCACGATGAAGCTCGATTGAGGACTCATGACATCGTTCACCAATCTGCAACGCGGGTGATTATATTTGGCCGTGGTGTGACTCTgaaaattttaccttgtacccctacGATTAATCCCATACCcctacaaaaatttaaaaattcccattttacccttaattggttttaaccaatttaccatttcatttttaccattcagttgaaaattccaaaaattacactttcacacccctcgcaccggaacacttgcaaaaagacttccggtatgtatttttccaaaccggaagacttttgggaagacttccggaacacaaaaaaaaacaaaccggaacacttaaggaaagagttccggttcacataaaaaaatttcaaaaaaaatttgcataccggaactctttggagaagagttccggtttgctttttttgtgtaccggaagtCTTTCTTTAAGTCTTCCGGTAcgtgtttttttttttttttttttttttttttttttttaatttttttttttttttttttttacagaaatggaaaatcttcccaaaatatgtgtagatactactgatgcgtttatgacgacggaaagatttggtacacgagaagaggttatcagatggattaaagaggttggaatcgacaataaagtaactgttattatcagtcgttcagatactaaaacggggaagagagggagaagtaacaaaataatatttggctgtgataaaggtgggaaacacaagattagtgatagtggtacccaaagtgcgtccaagaaatgtggatgtccatttaaaatcaggtcgactccggcgaaagatggatctggttggaagattgatgtaaaatgtgggttacataatcatggtttacctgatagattagaaggtcattcgtttattggtaggttgaccatcacagacttcgaagaagatcaaattatcaaagaagcaaccacaattcattgttcaatttcctaatcatattaggtcatacattgaagatgtagttaatgttgaatcagatggtaattgtggatttagagtcattgcatcattgcatggatatggtgaggatggttggtcaatggttcgcagagagttggggttggaattaatagacaaggataggtcaactttgtatgacaagttattttctaatcggttgtcagctgtgagagaatctttgatgatagaatcgtttggttcacagccacctgaaaaatggatgagtctaccagatatgggttacttgatagccaatcgttataatgttgtacttgtttgtttaggcaatccgtgcatcactttctttccgatgacaagttcacattcaccaaatgtctctatttattgcattggttttgttaaccagaatcattgggttcaggtatGTATTTTTATAtctaaatattttaattattccagttaatattttatgttatatgacttaatcttttaattattttactttatcaggttaacatgaaagaggggtttccattgccaccggtcacattagattggaagaaatttcgttctcatatagcaactacttggatgctaggatttgcaggacgtatgcaacattggcaattacttacacctgtattagcatgattatgtaatcaaaacataaatatgtaatcaaaacatgaaatctatattattatgtctattatattcaaagcttaatacatataatcaatgtgaacgagaaatatgcaaagcttcaaataaatcagaaaactgtggatcttcctcttcagcattaacctgtctcagatagcgacgaatcaatgtagatacacgagcccaatcaggatcagatggccggcaaccttcaactctttctttggtcctctttcctaaaaacaattaaaacacatattagaaaacaaattataaaatattcaactattattcattttcaaatatagtccgtttacttacctcaccgaaccatatatgtcgagcaacatgatgctcgtacttcaccaaaagcgatgtatcgtacggccctcctggatatccagtcggctcagctgcagctgcagatgaagatgcaccCCGGTCTAACGTGCGGACTGGAATCCGGCCACCTGCACCTCTTCTTCGAACCACTGCaaaaataatgtaaaaaaaaaaaaaaaaaaaaaaaaaaaaaaattacgtaccggaacacttcaaagaagagttccggtacacatcatccaaaccggaagacttgaagaaagtgttccggtatataagtatacaaaccggaagactttctagaagacttccggttcagtgtccaaaaaaaacaacaaaccggaacacttaagagaagtgttccggtatacaattttcaaaccggaagacttactcttaagtgttccggtatacaatgCAAAAACGCCAAAAAATTTTCTTCTCCGGAAGTCTTCaacgaaaatggtaaaaaaaatttgaaacggaaaatataccctatttatatgagggtattttggtcaaaaaaatttaaatgtaggggtatgggtacaattgtaggggtataGGGTAAAATTTTCTGTGACTCTATACCGTAATTGAAAAGCATGCTGGACTTGGACCGGTGCTAACTCGGCTGCTATGAATCCTGGGCCACGTGTGGATCGGGTCTAAGGCCCAACCTTCTAGCCATTATTCCAGGTTCTGAATTTTGGACTTTTGTTAAATCTAATTAATTAGTATGATTAGTTTTAATTAGGACCTAAGTATCATTATTTTGTTTGATCAATTTTCATTAAGAGTTTATCTCAGTAAATTAATATAATTTGATTGATTTAGATTTTAGACTAAGTTAATTAGAATTTTAGGAATTTTAATATAGAATAAAGGTTAATTGGAATTCTAGAAATTAGGAAATTCTAATAGTTTTTGGTCTTGTTATTAGGATAAACATTTTAATTAGAAGCTTGAGATAGAAAATTAGATAATTAGGCTTGATTTAGTTTCTCATTAAATATTGGGTATTAGAAACTATTTTCCTAATTAATCTATTTGGGCATATTGACCCTTTTGCCCTTAGGGTTTAGAATCTTGATTTTCAATGCATGTTCCCTTAGTTTAGGGTCTTAATTAGATTTGTTTGATTTTACTTAGTGGATAAATTCAATAGGTTTATTTTATACATAATTCAACTATTATTTTAATCTCATTGATCAGTGTTGACCAAATGACACTTTGGTTAACCAAATCCTTTGCAATTGTGTTGTAAGCCCCAAGCTtatttcaagtgatcaaaagacccttgatcattTGATATGGAAAGTTCATTGCGCTAAAGCTATTGGGGATATGCTGAATCTCAGGAGCTCAAGACCTAAAGGTTCGAATTCAAGATCAAGACTTTGAGTCAACATCAATCAAGCATAGCTAGCAAAGTGGGTTACTTCTCAAGCACTACAAAGGTATCAACACTTGATGATCATAATTCAAAAtgtgtggcacgagccttaagaaTAGATAAAGAATAAGATTGGAGAATTCCGTTAACTCATTCTGAATGTCTTTGGGTACGAGACGCTTGACCCAATTGCTCATTGTATTTACCtttcatagactttagcacaattcaaaTTATGTGATTGTCAAGCCTTCTTCTACAACAAGTAGCATCGCATCAATAAGATCAACACGCAAGATCTCCTGTCAATAACTTTTTAATTTTAATTCGAGTTTCATGTTATGATCCTTAAGAAACAAATACTGGTGAGAGTGGAGAATTCTTATTCTTGTCTAGAATATCCTTGGGTACGGgatgaatgacccagttgctcaaggtattcgcctttgttcatagactttagtgcaatttgagtcatacaattgacaagtcttcttccTCAAGCAAGTATCAAGATTTCAACATTCCAATAATGGAGCATCTTTTGTTATTGGCAACTTGTGGTTGTACACTCTCTTCCAATCAACTCTTTGCCTAGAAGGTGGTAAACCTTGTCACTATTCCTTGCCTTGTAAGGTGATAAACCTAGGATATTCACTTGTTCTATTCCTTGAGAGTCATGGACCCGGGCATATGTTTATCTTTtccttgtgaggtgttaaaccttggtCATTCAACCCAGTGCTTTACCTTGAGAGTCATACACTCTGGCATATGTTTCCCTTTGCtttgtgaggtgttaaaccttggaTATTCGATTCAATTCTCATCCCTAAGAGTCATAAACTATTGCATCTATTTTTCTTCGCCCtgtaaggtgataaaccttggtAGTACAATTCGGTTCCTTGACATCATCAATTATAAACTCTGGTAGTGATACCTCGCCTAGAAGGTTATGAACCTTGGCACTCATTTTCATCATAGAAGGGTAATGTACCTTGGCAAATCAATCTCGTTCCCTTTTGTTTCAGTCGTAGTAGactgaactacgaaagctctgatttccttattgcactataaggacacataggcaggagaattcagattctccgcgagctaccttatttattaaacatttcattcatcattcattcaatcaatacTATCTTTTTGAGATCAGATATATGATCAATGAATTTTGATGCACTttcttctactattgtacttaggcaaatctatagtttattatattatttttaatattttagtgtgttttaatatttaagtttattttttgcttcattttattttcgtactttattttcagcataaatagttatttgataccttatcactatgcagatcataacttgggCTATAGGAGTCGGATTGATGAGTTCTAATATGagttggaaagctaagagaaatagatacaagtttcatgttgaagtcaaaagcttATTCTAAGTGAATGAGGGTGGAATAATTCattgaagttccagacttaattaaaatagttagtttgggttagtttttgtaattttcgagtcggatcctataagggcccgaatttgccttttattatattaggtaTTTCTATACTGTAGTAATCCTAATGTTGAAAtttgatgatacaatattgcttCGAAGATTTCATGGAGAACTAATTCACAAAGAGCTGATTTGTTGTATTTGAAATCCACTTTaaggtttttattaatttcagtttaatttcaatttcttttcaattcttcttataaactcgtttgcttaatttgattactttcgtttgcttaattagattgtttcttataggatatagttgattaaatttgattgtttgtatgatccttaactataatcacgttagcgtagctttttcgttatcgtgtttgattaagtcgcgtttgcttaattcgcgtctgcttaaatctgtttgcttaattcagaaattaggaacatacatcatatagtaccaatttgcgcttgtcaatgggtattgtaatcgaatgggattgaatccgctagggaattgaaattataagaatcgatgataagtcagaaatcgatacaatagattagcttatttatcaactttgcttttacctttaatcatcttcgatttaagttttgaactTTGAAAAAACCCCTTCTTTTCATTtgtttggttataacattcaagagtccttatgatacgacattcgagtgtcgcttccgttatactacacttttaaactcgtttttgacccgtgtgcgacaacggatcaaattggcgttgttgtcggggactcttgtagattttaactattattatagtctaacaattattatagtcataggtgttgtATTTTACTATTATTTTGCCTTAACTTTCTCGCGTTCTGGTCTTTTCGTGGTTTAggaaaaaaattgtttttaagaaaatcgtctcagattattccgattCTTTCTCGATTtattaggaaaaaatcaaggatcaaaagcctctatttaggAACTAAATTATGGACGCCACCCTAAAAAATCGAAATTctctatttttctattttttatgatatattttctgttttggtagttttagaaaattccgcaaaaattctcaaatttCTTAATTGTCGTTAATAGATTAATTTtcgtgtttttgtattttttttccttttattttaatagttttttttgtatttcaattgttttttcctaatagggacattgtcggtattttcgtatttgttgctgcattgctgaattagttatgtgttttctcattgtttgttgatttttttctattgagtttaacatggctgaacaaagaactctgagagaacttgttgcccatgatgttgattataatgctttgtgtattgaatatcctgtTCCTGCCAAATCCTTGATTAGGAACATGTCACTTAACTTCCAACACTTCACAACAAGGGAAAATTTTATGGTCCAAGCAAAAGATGCGAATGAGATTCAtgtttcttcttccaacaaggctctagaaactagaattgatgaacttacctctttagtgaaaca from Lathyrus oleraceus cultivar Zhongwan6 chromosome 1, CAAS_Psat_ZW6_1.0, whole genome shotgun sequence includes:
- the LOC127127810 gene encoding uncharacterized protein LOC127127810, encoding MVRRELGLELIDKDRSTLYDKLFSNRLSAVRESLMIESFGSQPPEKWMSLPDMGYLIANRYNVVLVCLGNPCITFFPMTSSHSPNVSIYCIGFVNQNHWVQVNMKEGFPLPPVTLDWKKFRSHIATTWMLGFAGRMQHWQLLTPVLA